One stretch of Nocardiopsis mwathae DNA includes these proteins:
- a CDS encoding ABC transporter permease, protein MRPTLPIPAGVALAALIGVGVTFLADVVLLAPAALAVGVALAFGAVMLLIGSGTPDATSAVHRTLVTPIALVLSVVTGLLSAAVLDWWLIEPAAYALGALAGALAAFGLYRRLSTTLALAFGAVGAAGVLALLVTAVVLWASGVDAFHAFSRMVEFGTRPDSLVTIVNNGTTFYLSAVAVAIGFKMRLFNIGVDGQYRLAALLAAAVGGAVVLPPVIHQAVIIFVAVCVGGFWAGIAGYLKVTRGVSEVISTIMLNAIATGITAYLLNTDRLAVRISENNIGTQPIPESGWVPGIPADFMGSQRPIFGLTLLAIAVGIGFWFMLNRTRFGFELRATGQSGTAAQASGVDVKRMVFISMVISGMVAGLVGMPQLLGQSHYYALDFPVGLGFTGIAIALLGRNHPVGIAFAALFWAFLDQSAQILDIDGIPKEIAVVTQATIVLTVVVVYEVVHRWGRRYEQQQVGKELARTEVASS, encoded by the coding sequence ATGAGACCCACCCTCCCCATCCCGGCCGGGGTGGCGCTGGCGGCGCTGATCGGCGTCGGCGTCACGTTCCTGGCCGACGTCGTCCTCCTCGCACCGGCGGCCCTGGCCGTCGGCGTCGCCCTCGCGTTCGGCGCGGTGATGCTGCTGATCGGGTCGGGCACCCCCGACGCGACCTCAGCGGTGCACCGCACCCTGGTCACCCCCATCGCGCTGGTGCTGTCCGTGGTGACGGGCCTGCTGTCCGCCGCCGTCCTCGACTGGTGGCTGATCGAACCGGCCGCCTACGCGCTCGGCGCGCTGGCCGGAGCGCTGGCGGCGTTCGGCCTCTACCGGCGGCTGTCGACGACGCTCGCGCTGGCCTTCGGTGCGGTGGGCGCGGCCGGTGTGCTCGCCCTGCTGGTCACCGCCGTGGTGCTGTGGGCCAGCGGGGTGGACGCCTTCCACGCGTTCTCCCGGATGGTCGAGTTCGGCACCCGGCCCGACAGCCTGGTGACGATCGTCAACAACGGCACCACCTTCTACCTGTCCGCGGTCGCCGTCGCCATCGGCTTCAAGATGCGGCTGTTCAACATCGGCGTCGACGGCCAGTACCGGCTGGCGGCGCTGCTCGCGGCGGCCGTCGGCGGCGCGGTCGTGCTGCCGCCGGTGATCCACCAGGCGGTGATCATCTTCGTCGCGGTGTGCGTCGGCGGGTTCTGGGCCGGGATCGCCGGCTACCTCAAGGTGACCCGGGGCGTCTCCGAGGTGATCTCGACGATCATGCTCAACGCCATCGCCACCGGTATCACCGCCTATCTGCTCAACACCGACCGGCTGGCGGTGCGGATCAGTGAGAACAACATCGGAACCCAGCCGATCCCCGAGTCGGGGTGGGTGCCGGGCATCCCCGCCGACTTCATGGGGTCGCAGCGGCCCATCTTCGGGCTGACGCTGCTGGCCATCGCCGTGGGCATCGGGTTCTGGTTCATGCTCAACCGCACCCGGTTCGGCTTCGAGCTGCGGGCCACCGGGCAGTCCGGGACCGCGGCGCAGGCCAGCGGCGTCGACGTCAAGCGCATGGTGTTCATCTCCATGGTGATCTCCGGGATGGTGGCCGGGCTGGTCGGCATGCCGCAGCTGCTGGGCCAGTCGCACTACTACGCGCTGGACTTCCCGGTGGGCCTCGGGTTCACCGGCATCGCGATCGCCCTGCTGGGCCGCAACCATCCCGTCGGCATCGCGTTCGCCGCGCTGTTCTGGGCGTTCCTGGACCAGTCGGCGCAGATCCTCGACATCGACGGCATCCCCAAGGAGATCGCCGTGGTGACCCAGGCGACCATCGTGCTCACGGTCGTCGTGGTCTACGAGGTCGTGCACCGCTGGGGTCGCCGCTACGAGCAGCAGCAGGTCGGCAAGGAACTCGCCCGGACGGAGGTGGCGTCGTCATGA